The genomic window aaaaagatgagtgaggacaaaactaaaaagttggtaaatttgttgaacacaaagattgattaaacgtttattaaaagtaaaacgtgaatagtttggcaggtagccaagtagcaacaaacagcacagcagtacggagacaatgcgTTTTTTTTtcctaatacatttgcaaacatttcaaaaaatctgttttcaccttgtcattatggggtattgtgtgtagattgatgaggggggaaaaaaacgatttaatccattttagaataaggctgtaacaaaaggtggaaaaagtcaaggggtctgaatactttctgaatgcactgtacagcatACACAAAGGCCTCTACTGTCTCATGTCTAGttatgtctggctggctgtctggctggctgtctgtctggctgtctgtctggctgtctgtctgtctggctttgAGCCTTTACCACAAAGAGGGAATCTTTTACACAATCTACAGTTTAACCACACTGATTCTATAAGGTGCAGTGATATGGGTTGAGTTTGTCTTGACAAATCTAGGAAGTGAGGAAACCAGAAGTAAACGAGGCAGTGTCATCATACCTGCAGCACAAAGCATCCTGTTGACTCTTTCAGTAGTAGTCATGGTAACTATGTTGTGTCATGGTTCACTGGAGGTTCTCTGGGGCGAGTTAGTCACCCCTTCTGGCTTACAACACCCTGGCCTGTGACAGAGACTGTCTACCACACCCTGGCCTGTTACAGAGACTGTCTACCACACCCTGGCCTGTGACAGAGACTGTCTACCACACCCTGGCCTGTTACAGAGACTGTCTACCACACCCTGGCCTGTTACAGAGACCGTCTACCACACCCTGGCCTGTTACAGAGACCGTCTACCACACCCTGGCCTGTTACAGAGACCGTCTACCACACCCTGGCCTGTTACAGAGACCGTCTACCACACCCTGGCCTGTTACAGAGACTGTCTACCACACCCTGGCCTGTTACAGAGACTGTCTACCACACCCTGGCCTGTTACAGAGACTGTCTACCACACCCTGGCCTGTTACAGAGACTGTCTACCACACCCTGGCCTGTTATAGAGACTGTCTACCACACCCTGGCCTGTTACAGAGACTGTCTACCACACCCTGGCCTGTTACAGAGACCGTCTACCACACCCTGGCCTGTTACAGAGACTGTCTACCACACCCTGGCCTGTTACAGAGACTGTCTACCACACCCTGGCCTGTTACAGAGACTGTCTACCACACCCTGGCCTGTTACAGAGACTGTCTACCACACCCTGGCCTGTTACAGAGACTGTCTACCACACCCTGGCCTGTTACAGAGACTGTCTACCACACCCTGGCCTGTTACAGAGACAGTCTACCACACCCTGGCCTGTGACAGAGACTGTCTACAacagaggcagaggagagaggagaggggagaggagaggcgatggcagaggagagcagaggagaggagaggagaggagagtggagaggggaggcagcggagagaagagaagaggggagagaagaggcacaggggaggcagaggagaggggagaggagaggcagaggagagaggagcgggagagggaggggagagagaggggagaggagaggctgaggggagaggagaggggagaggcagagaggagaggggagagcagagagtgCCATACcaactccatccctctctcacctccttcaTCTCGACAGACTCAGCTCTGTCCTCTTACTAATACTCCCATATTGTTATTCTGTTTCAGCTGTGCCATTGAGTGTTATTAACAGTCTCTTCTTTGTGTGTGTTGTTTCAGGTATGCCAGCCTGTATTTCTGCTGTGCCATCGAGGACCAGGACAACGAGCTGATCACACTAGAGATCATCCACAGATACGTGGAACTACTGGATAAGTACTTTGGCAGTGTACGTATCCatctattccctattccctatcccctactccctaTTCCCTAATCCCTATTCCCTACTCCCCACTCCCTACTCCCcactccctattccctattccccaCTCCCTAATCCCTACTTCCTATTCCCtactccctattccctattccccactccctactccccactccctattccctattccccactccctattccctattccctattccccaCTCCCTAATCCCTACTTCCTATTCCCTACTCCCcactccctattccctattccctattccctactccccactccctattccctattccctattccccactccctactccccactccctattccttactccctactccctattccctattccctactccctattccctattccctactccctactccctattccctattccccaCTCCCTAATCCCTACTTCCTATTCCCTACTCCCcactccctattccctattccctactcCCCACTCCCTATTCCCTACTCCCCACTCCCTATTCCCCACTCCCTaatccctactccctactccctattccctattccctactccctattccctattccctactccctactccctattccctattccccaCTCCCTAATCCCTACTTCCTATTCCCTACTCCCCACTCCCTAATCCCTACTTCCTATTCCCTACTCCTTATTCCCTATTCCCCACTCCCTATTCCCTACTCCCcactccctattccctattccctattccccactccctactccctattccctattccctactcCCTATTCCCCACTCCCTATTCCCTACTCCCCACTCCCTATTCCCTACTCCCcactccctattccctattccctactccccactccctattccctattccccaCTCCCTAATCCCTACTTCCTATTCCCTACTCCCcactccctattccctattccctactcCCCACTCCCTATTCCCTACTCCCCACTCCCTATTCCCTACTCCCTATTTCCCACTCCCTATtccctatcccctactccctaTTCCCTAATCCCtattccctactccctactccccactccctattccctattccccaCTCCCTAATCCCTACTTCCTATTCCCTACTCCCTATTCCCTACTCCCcactccctattccctattccccactccctattccctactccctactccccactccctattccctattccccaCTCCCTAATCCCTACTTCCtactccctattccctattccctactccctattccctactccctactccccactTCCTATTCCCTACTCCCTATTCCCTACTCCCTATTCCCTACTTCCTATTCCTAATCCCTACTTCCTATTCCTtattccctattccctactcCCTATTTCCCACTCCCTATtccctatcccctactccctaTTCCCTAATCCCcactccctattccctattccccaCTCCCTATTCCCTAATCCCTACTTCCTATTCCTTATTCCCTACTCCCTATTTCCCACTCCCTATtccctatcccctactccctattccctactccctattccctattccctaatCCCTACTTCCTATTCCTGTGTTCTGACTGATGCCCTCCATTGTGCTAGCTTTGTTTCAGTTTAATTTTGGAAGGCCTACttcatcctgtgtgtgtgtgtgtgtgtgtgtgtgtgtgtgtgtcgttttttgggggtatctgtactttactttactatttatatttttgataacttttacttcactacattcctaaagaaaataatgtactttttactgacatttaccctgacacccaaaagtactcgttacattttgaatgcaaatcaatttataacatttttgacaggcGTTTTtctgcttttttgttgttgttattctgtctctcactgttcaaataaacctaccattaaaattatagactgatcatgtctttgtcagtgggcaaacgtacaaaatcagcaggggatcaaatacttttttccctcactgtagcaggacaggaaaattgtcaaattatcgcacttatcatgagaacatccttggtcatccttggtcatccctactgcctctcagTGGtgtcatggatgccaagggaaggcAGGCTTCCTAAAACATTTACCAATatttttgaaatatatatatacacaaaaaagtatctttcgtctctctgtgtgtcataattttccttcaattcgcaagaggctgaatgtatctcattggagaaagcatccgagtgagcgaaacagcgcccccctGTGTCTGGATGTTTAGGCCGTCTATCTGAGGCTGTCTGGTCCAAACAGCGCCCCCCTGTGTCTGGATGTTTAGGCCGTCTATCTGAGGCTGTCTGGTCCAAACAGCGCCCCCCTGTGTCTGGATGTTTAGGCCGTCTATCTGAGGCTGTCTGGTCCAAACAGCGCCCCCCTGTGTCTGGATGTTTAGGCCGTCTATCTGAGGCTGTCTGGTCCAAACAGCGCCCCCCTGTGTCTGGATGTTTAGGCCATCTATCTGAGGCTGTCTGGTCCAAACAGCGCCCCCCTGTGTCTGGATGTTTAGGCCGTCTATCTGAGGCTGTCTGGTCCAAACAGCGCCCCCCTGTGTCTGGATGTTTAGGCCGTCTATCTGAGGCTGTCTGGTCCAAACAGCGCCCCCCTGTGTCTGGATGTTTAGGCCATCTATCCGAGGCTGTCTGGTCCAAACAGCGCCCCCCTGTGTCTGGATGTTTAGGCCATCTATCTGAGGCTGTCTGGTcataaagagtatgacattgttgtttcctgtagcattgaatgcaagggaagccagcgagcatggatggagatagggatttgcacttgtggttttacttaattctccgtactagCCAaagattataacggcgattctgatccaaccattaattcatacattgttgtgcccctggcctgataggatggaagttcaatatgtagctagatgtagaaggctaatgctaactagctaacgttgcccatgaatggaagttatgCTAGCTAGCATTCTAGCCACGTAGCCTAGGACAAACAAcaaataaaagcgtgtactgaGTCATAGACCATTTTGTCAACATTGGTGTTACTCTACAAGGAGGGTGAGTCATTGGCGTTACTCTACAAGGAGGGTGAGTCATTGGCGTtactctacaagtagggtgagtcattGGCGTTACTCTACAAGGAGGGTGAGTCATTGGCGTTACTCTACAAGGAGGGTGAGTCATTGGCGTtactctacaagtagggtgagtcattGGCGTTACTCTACAAGGAGGGTGAGTCATTGGTGTTACTCTACAAGTgaatcaacatgttttttctacttgcacacacacattttttcatttgagtcatttggctcttatccagagccacttgcaggagtgagtgcatacattttcgtattggtcccccgtgggaatcaaacccacaaacctggtgttgcaagcgccatgctctaccaaccgagccacacgggaccacacacatacagagaaatCAGAACCacggacagccacatcatatttagtttacgttgattggactaaatggtttttggtatattttagttgttctggaatagtggaggcagctcctgttttctttgcgacttgtggtaactctccgtggttctaaagcAGTAGCTGTTTAGTAgtctgaaaatgtcggaaacattaagttgcttggccatgctgtcattttctattaaggtatctttgacAAATAGGTACTTTttcaccactgtgtgtgtgtgtgtgtgtgtgtgtgtgtgtgtgtgtgtgtgtgttacaggtgTGTGAGCTGGACATCATATTTAACTTTGAGAAGGCCTACTTCATCCTGGATGAGTTCTTGCTGGGAGGAGAGGCTCAGGAGACGTCCAAGAAGATTGTACTAAAGGCAATAGAACAAGCTGACCTActgcaggaggtaaaatacctcACTGAGCCCAAGACAGGGACCTCTCTAATCTAAGACAACccagacatctctctctctctctctcacactcgctCACTCCTGCCTCTTTCCTGTGCTATGATTGACAGAATCTAGactttcagatccgtctcttcCCAGGTACAGTCCATTAACCCTGCAGGAGCCAGACCCATTGTACAAACCTTTCAGCGTCAGCCCCTTAGCTGTAGCTAAGCAGCGCAAAACAACCACATACCAGCAACAGCAATGTTAACATTTTACAATATTGATCTTTATTTCAAAAGTGTTATATTGTTACTTGTATGTGGATTTACTCATGTTGACATCCTGTAAAAGTCATCCATTTAATCCAGTAGAACCCTAGAGAACCCTAGATTCTAACTAGTAAGTGACCACTAGCGGTGTTCCATGCTACCAACAGGGAGCTAAAGAGCAGAACTATAGTCTGTAAAGGATGTTCTCTTCGCAGCTCACAGTGTCACATCACATCTAACAGCACACTGAAGAAATGCTCCTCTCTGCATCCTGTCACTCCAGTATTaatgacatacagttgaagttggaagttacatacgcttaggttggagtcattaaaactcatttttcaactactccacacatttcttgttaacaaactatagttttggcaagtcggttaggacatctactttgtgcatgacacaagtcatttttccaacaattgtttacagacaaattatttcatttataattcactgtatcacaattccaatgggtcagaagtttacatacactaagttgactgtgcctttaaacagcttggaaaattccagaaaatgatgtcatggctttagaagcttctgataggctaattgacatcatttgagtcaattggaggtgtacctgtggatgtatttcaaggcctaccttcaaactcagtgcctctttgcttgacatcatgggaaaatcaaaagaaatgagCCAAGGCCTCCACAAATGagccaaaattgtagacctccacaagtctggttcatccttgggagcaatttccaaacgcctgaaggtaccacattcatctgtacaaacaatagtacgcaagtataaacaccatgggaccacgcagccgtcataccgctcaggaaggagacgcgttctgtctcctggagatgaacgtactttggtgcgaaaagtgcaaatcaatcccagaacaacagcaaaggaccttgtgaagatgctggtggaaacaggtacaaaagtatctatatccacagtaaaacgagtcctatatcaacataacctgaaaggccgctcagcaaggaagaagccactgctccaaaaccgccataaaaagccagactacggtttgcaactgcacatggggacaaagatcgtactttttggagaaatgtcctctggtctgatgaaacaaaaatagaactgtttggccataatgaccatcattatgtttggaggaaaaagggaaatgcttgcaagccgaagaacaccatcccaaccatgaagcacggggtggcagtatcatgctgtgggggtgctttgctgcaggagggactggtgcacttcacaaaatagatggcatcatgaggaaggaaaattatgtggatatattgaagcaacatctcaagacatcagtcaggaagttaaagcttggtcgcaaatgggtcttccaaatggacaatgaccccaagcatacgtccaaagttgtggcaaaatggcttaaggacaacaaagtcaaggtattggagtggccatcacaaagccctgacctcaatcctatagaacatttgtgggcagaactgaaaaagcgtgtgcaagcaaggaggcctacaaacctgactcagttacaccagctctgtcaggaggaatgggccaaaattcacccaatttattgtgggatgcttgtggaaggctacccgaaacgtttgacccaagttaaacaatttaaaggcaatgctaccaaatactaattgagtgtatgtaaagttcttacacactgggaatgtgatgaaagaaataaaagctgaaataaatcattctctctactattattctgacatttcacattcttaaaataaagtggtgatcctaactgacctaagacagggaatttttactaggattaaatgtcaggaatagtgaaaaactgagtttaaatgtatttggctaaggtgtatgt from Coregonus clupeaformis isolate EN_2021a unplaced genomic scaffold, ASM2061545v1 scaf0092, whole genome shotgun sequence includes these protein-coding regions:
- the LOC121534209 gene encoding AP-1 complex subunit sigma-2-like isoform X2 — translated: MQFMLLFSRQGKLRLQKWYVPLSDKEKKKITRELVQTVLARKPKMCSFLEWRDLKVVYKRYASLYFCCAIEDQDNELITLEIIHRYVELLDKYFGSVCELDIIFNFEKAYFILDEFLLGGEAQETSKKIVLKAIEQADLLQEPRHEYFNVPVY
- the LOC121534209 gene encoding AP-1 complex subunit sigma-2-like isoform X1; this encodes MQFMLLFSRQGKLRLQKWYVPLSDKEKKKITRELVQTVLARKPKMCSFLEWRDLKVVYKRYASLYFCCAIEDQDNELITLEIIHRYVELLDKYFGSVCELDIIFNFEKAYFILDEFLLGGEAQETSKKIVLKAIEQADLLQEIQNEEWGGLPNEEIL